The Synechococcus sp. BL107 nucleotide sequence GTTGGGCCCACAAATCCAGCCCGTAGGACACACCGAGGCCTGCCAGCAGCAAGATCCAGATTTGAAGCTTGACCTGCCCGAGAGAAATTGCTCCAGAGGGAATGGGCCGGTACGGCTCATTAATGGCGTCAATGTCTCGGTCGTAGTAGTCGTTGATGGTCTGGGTAAACCCAGCCAGCAAAGGACCACTCATCAACATGCAAGCGAATGCTGCCAGCACGTGATCCAACTGCCAGTGGTAGTTGCCGCTGGCTGCTGCTCCGCAAATAACACCCCAAATCAAGGGGATCCAGGTGACCGGTTTCATCAGCTGCAACCGCAGCTTCCAAATGTTGGTGGTGCCTGAGGCACCTTTCATGCCCAGTAGCTGACGTGCGTCGCTCACAGGATCAAAACTCAGGCAGCGGTGATTTCGTCTTCAAAAAACCAGCTGGTGGAGCCGTCGCTCAGGTCAACCACCACACCAATTCCCTTGCCGTCAACGGTCCGGAACTCTTTCACGGTTCCAGTGGGGTCTTTCTTGAGTAGATCCACCAAGTTTTGGGGAATCCGATCCCTGACACGGGAAATTCGGATTTTGGAACCGATGGTGATCGATGCAGCCTGGGACATGGCCTGCGAGGCTTGGAGAGTGGCGCAACCTTAACAGTCGCTTTTGCCCACAGAACCATGGTCGCCCTTCGTCTTATTCCTTGCCTGGATGTTGCCCGTGGCCGGGTGGTGAAGGGCATCAACTTCGTGGGCCTCCGCGATGCCGGCGATCCCGTCGAGTTGGCCTGCCGTTACAGCCGTGCTGGCGCTGATGAATTGGTGTTTCTCGACATCGCTGCAAGCCATGAAGGACGAGCAACGCTGGTTGATTTGGTGCGACGCACCGCCGAGTCTGTGACGATCCCATTCACGGTTGGAGGTGGGATTTCTTCGGTTGAAGGCATTACCGAATTGCTGCGGGCCGGCGCCGACAAGGTGAGTCTGAACTCCTCCGCTGTGGGCCGGCCGGAGCTAGTTCGGGAAGGAGCGCAGCGTTTTGGTTGTCAATGCATTGTTGTGGCGATTGATGCGCGACGTCGTAACAACGGCACGGATGGCTGGGATGTCTACGTCAAAGGCGGACGGGACAACACCGGTTTGGATGTGGTGAGCTGGGCGCAACAGGTCACCGAGTTAGGGGCAGGCGAGATTCTGCTCACGTCGATGGATGGAGATGGAACCCAAGCCGGATACGACCTCGAGCTCACCCGTGCTGTGGCTGCTGCCGTTGCAGTGCCGGTGATTGCTTCTGGAGGTGCTGGTTGTCTGGATCACATCGCGGCAGCGTTGGAGACCGGCCCTGAGGGCGGGCACGCTTCGGCTGCGTTGTTGGCATCGTTGCTGCACGACGGAGTGCTCACCGTGGAGCAAATCAAGGCCGATTTACTGGCCCGTGGTCTCAAAATTCGACCATGAAACCTGGAGATGCTGCTGCTGTTGAGCAGCTTTTTGATGCCGTTGCTCCTCGCTACGACCGTCTCAACGATGTTTTGAGTTTTGGCTTGCATCGGCAGTGGAAGCGGCAAGTGGTGCGTTCGTTAAAGCCCGTTTCTGGCGAGAATTGGCTTGATTTGTGTTGCGGTACAGGGGATTTGGCCCTGGAGCTTGCCCGTTGCGTGCGTCCAGGAGGAACGGTGATCGGTATGGATGCCGCTGCCGCCCCACTGCAAGGGGCTGCGGCACGTCAGCGGCGTCAGCCATGGTTGCCGGTGAGGTTTCAGCAAGGTGATGCCCTGGCGACGGGATTGCCATCGGCGACTGCTGATGGCTTGGTGATGGCCTATGGCCTGCGAAACCTGGTTGATCCCGCCCTTGGCCTTGCGGAAATGCGCCGGGTTTTGAAACCAGGCGGACGCGCTGCGGTGCTCGATTTCAATCGTTTGATCCCTGGCACGGCAGCAGCCCAGTTTCAGCGCCTTTACCTCCGAGGCCTGGTAGTTCCGATCGCCGCTTCGGTGGGCTTGAGGGATGAATATGCCTACCTCGAAGAGAGCTTGCAACGCTTCCCGATGGGTGATGAACAGGAGGCGATGGCCCGTCAAGCTGGGTTTTCGGAGGTCCAGCATCAGCCCATGGTTGGAGGGCAAATGGGCTGCCTGATGCTCCGCGCCTAAAGCTCCGTGAGTGAAGCTTTGCTTGCGGTGCTTGCGCTAAGCCGCCAAAACGATTTAAAGAAGCTGAAGAAAAGATAAAGAAGGAGGATTCCTCTTGGCTTTTCCTCTCCCGAATTTGTTGTCCGACATTGAGGATTTACTGCAAGACGTGCAGTGGCTCGATGGCTTGATCCTGGTGACCGACTCCGAGCGAGCCAGTTTTGTGTCGTTCTCCCAGGTCGACCCCTTGTTGCGACGGTTGCGCCAGCGCCCCCGGGGGGCTGAGGTGGCCGAAAAGCTCTGTATGTCGCTGCTGGAGGCCCATGGCAAAGGAGCGGCAAAGCCCGTATTGGTGTGTCAGGGGAATGGACGTTTCTGGTTGGGGATGATCGGCCTTAGCCCCATGCAGCGTCATCGCCACAACGCCATTGATCATTTGTATCGCTGCTTAGAGCTGCCGGCCTGAGCTTTGCGAAGCTCC carries:
- a CDS encoding DUF2862 domain-containing protein: MSQAASITIGSKIRISRVRDRIPQNLVDLLKKDPTGTVKEFRTVDGKGIGVVVDLSDGSTSWFFEDEITAA
- the ubiE gene encoding bifunctional demethylmenaquinone methyltransferase/2-methoxy-6-polyprenyl-1,4-benzoquinol methylase UbiE, yielding MKPGDAAAVEQLFDAVAPRYDRLNDVLSFGLHRQWKRQVVRSLKPVSGENWLDLCCGTGDLALELARCVRPGGTVIGMDAAAAPLQGAAARQRRQPWLPVRFQQGDALATGLPSATADGLVMAYGLRNLVDPALGLAEMRRVLKPGGRAAVLDFNRLIPGTAAAQFQRLYLRGLVVPIAASVGLRDEYAYLEESLQRFPMGDEQEAMARQAGFSEVQHQPMVGGQMGCLMLRA
- the hisF gene encoding imidazole glycerol phosphate synthase subunit HisF — encoded protein: MVALRLIPCLDVARGRVVKGINFVGLRDAGDPVELACRYSRAGADELVFLDIAASHEGRATLVDLVRRTAESVTIPFTVGGGISSVEGITELLRAGADKVSLNSSAVGRPELVREGAQRFGCQCIVVAIDARRRNNGTDGWDVYVKGGRDNTGLDVVSWAQQVTELGAGEILLTSMDGDGTQAGYDLELTRAVAAAVAVPVIASGGAGCLDHIAAALETGPEGGHASAALLASLLHDGVLTVEQIKADLLARGLKIRP